From Nicotiana tabacum cultivar K326 chromosome 22, ASM71507v2, whole genome shotgun sequence, one genomic window encodes:
- the LOC107789562 gene encoding oleoyl-acyl carrier protein thioesterase, chloroplastic, translated as MLLRGTFPACNVAVSDCTQPQKNNQFSHSFFNFTPRRQKSLFSASVVRTNEQKKEVAFEPSLADRLRLGSLTDDGLSYKEKFIVRCYEVGINKTATVETIANLLQEVGCNHAQSVGFSTDGFATTLTMRKLHLIWVTARMHIEVYKYPAWSDVVEIETWCQSEGRIGTRRDWILKDYATCEVIGRATSKWVMMNQDTRRLQKVTDDVHEEYLVFCPKELRLAFPEENNNSLKKISKLEDPAHYSRLGLVPRRADLDMNQHVNNVTYIGWVLESMPQDIIDTHELQTITLDYRRECQHDDVVNSLTSLESFEDSALGTNGSATAAREINKSFLHLVRLSGDGLEINRARTEWKKKFVKS; from the exons ATGTTGTTACGGGGGACGTTTCCGGCTTGCAATGTCGCCGTCAGCGACTGTACTCAACCCCAAAAAAACAATCAATTCTCTCATAGTTTCTTCAATTTCACTCCACGGCGGCAAAAATCCTTATTTTCTGCTTCGGTTGTTCGGACCAATGAGCAGAAGAAGGAAGTTGCATTTGAGCCTAGCCTTGCTGACCGGCTTAGGCTTGGGAGCTTGACAGACGATGGATTGTCTTATAAGGAGAAGTTCATAGTTAGATGTTATGAGGTCGGAATTAACAAGACTGCCACTGTGGAAACCATCGCCAATCTATTACAG GAGGTTGGATGCAACCATGCTCAAAGTGTCGGATTTTCTACTGATGGATTTGCGACAACCCTTACCATGAGAAAATTGCATCTCATATGGGTTACTGCTCGCATGCACATTGAAGTATATAAATACCCTGCTTG GAGTGATGTTGTTGAAATAGAGACTTGGTGCCAAAGCGAAGGTAGAATTGGGACTAGACGAGATTGGATTCTCAAAGATTATGCTACTTGTGAAGTCATTGGAAGAGCAACCAG CAAGTGGGTCATGATGAACCAGGACACAAGGCGTCTTCAGAAAGTCACAGATGATGTTCATGAGGAGTACCTAGTCTTTTGCCCGAAAGAACTGAG GCTAGCTTTTCCGGAGGAGAACAATAACAGCCTAAAGAAGATATCAAAACTGGAAGATCCTGCTCATTATTCTAGGCTAGGATTGGTG CCACGAAGAGCTGATTTGGACATGAATCAACATGTAAACAATGTGACTTACATCGGCTGGGTTCTTGAG AGTATGCCTCAAGATATCATTGACACACATGAACTGCAAACGATTACATTAGATTATAGGCGTGAATGCCAGCATGATGACGTAGTCAATTCCCTCACGAGCCTTGAATCGTTTGAGGACTCTGCTTTAGGGACTAACGGATCAGCTACTGCTGCAAGAGAGATAAACAAGAGCTTCTTGCATTTGGTGAGATTATCAGGTGATGGACTTGAAATAAATAGGGCCCGaactgaatggaaaaagaaaTTTGTTAAGAGCTGA